A part of Methanohalobium evestigatum Z-7303 genomic DNA contains:
- a CDS encoding COG1361 S-layer family protein, with amino-acid sequence MNIDDKDHRSIRIFFNAVIIFVILSLLFTCLLTPTVQSKEFLPPNHHYSVNYYESFGKPDLYASVLGDPEFERGETAQIEINLANKGILYGFKSVTNVDADDKTEAELAQKEFEYEKQRTVALGIKTNLTSTTQYIDVDSESSGQIIDKLAPGDILKKPLRFTIDISDNTPAGEYILKLPLTYEYQNEVRMTRGEQVNLGIRDLDHTTHYKTVDNTIDIPITIKESADFQITNINGNLSPGSSGDIEVTYKNTGEKTANDAIARIVAMRPLSMQDSEVNLGDLNPDESKTANFKISASSDAVKKSYVLNSEIRYYDDNGDVSFSDNLETSVNVEPDEGGLSFNILIIMVIFALVTYLIVDTVRTRNRKD; translated from the coding sequence ATGAATATTGATGACAAAGACCACAGAAGTATCAGGATTTTCTTCAATGCAGTGATAATATTTGTTATTCTATCGTTATTATTCACTTGCCTATTAACTCCTACTGTACAATCTAAAGAGTTCCTCCCGCCGAATCATCATTACTCAGTAAATTATTACGAAAGTTTTGGTAAACCTGACCTATATGCATCTGTCCTCGGAGATCCAGAATTTGAACGTGGTGAAACCGCACAAATTGAAATAAATTTAGCTAACAAGGGTATCCTTTACGGGTTCAAATCTGTTACCAATGTTGATGCTGACGACAAAACCGAGGCTGAACTTGCTCAGAAAGAATTTGAATACGAAAAGCAGCGTACAGTAGCACTCGGTATAAAAACTAACCTTACATCCACTACTCAATACATAGATGTCGATTCTGAAAGCAGTGGACAAATTATTGACAAACTGGCCCCGGGTGATATACTTAAAAAACCCCTGAGATTTACAATAGATATTTCCGATAATACACCCGCTGGTGAATACATACTAAAACTTCCACTCACCTATGAATATCAGAATGAGGTCAGAATGACCAGGGGTGAACAAGTCAACCTTGGAATCCGTGACCTGGACCATACCACACATTACAAAACCGTGGACAATACCATTGATATTCCAATAACTATCAAAGAATCAGCAGATTTCCAGATAACAAATATTAACGGTAACCTTTCACCGGGAAGTAGCGGTGATATAGAGGTTACGTACAAAAACACAGGAGAAAAAACTGCAAATGATGCTATTGCGAGAATCGTTGCAATGCGTCCATTGAGTATGCAAGATTCTGAAGTAAATCTCGGTGACCTAAATCCTGATGAAAGCAAAACTGCAAATTTTAAAATTTCCGCAAGTTCTGATGCTGTTAAAAAAAGCTACGTGTTAAACAGTGAAATCAGATATTATGATGATAACGGGGATGTTTCATTTTCAGATAACCTTGAGACAAGTGTAAATGTGGAACCGGATGAAGGTGGACTCAGTTTTAACATTTTGATAATAATGGTAATTTTTGCTCTTGTTACCTATTTGATAGTTGATACTGTAAGAACCAGAAACAGAAAAGATTGA
- a CDS encoding COG1361 S-layer family protein, producing the protein MNDIKYTKSILIAISLLMILIVPVQAETEYNLPSDANIKAFLDSQSISIPGTRTITPQMPENFNFDDNYYTTYGSPDLTANIVGNNEFSKGDTVTLKINLVNKGVITGFKSEKDDDLSKLEKALQKTEMGYETQRTTAIGIVSTLVSPYPFIDVKSTPQEAGSLPSGEETNAPPKFTIEIAENAKPGTYPLALNTLYGYQKNVQVSGDNVTNGQITNLEVGIWYDSKSQNHTIPIRIEDEAEFEITNISANLRTGEKGLLRVTYKNVGNQPVKDATVRITASDPFSTTDDQAYLGSIAPGETSEGVFSINVDQAATSKLYGINSEIKYEDVDGNERVSDTQKIQVRTVPDTSLGDQINNNMGIVYVMILLVIAGLSIFGYMKLIRNK; encoded by the coding sequence ATGAATGACATAAAATATACAAAATCCATATTAATTGCAATATCTTTATTGATGATTTTAATCGTACCTGTACAGGCAGAAACCGAATACAACTTACCATCTGATGCTAATATCAAAGCGTTTCTTGACAGCCAGTCCATATCAATACCCGGCACCAGAACAATTACCCCTCAGATGCCTGAGAATTTTAATTTTGATGATAATTATTATACAACCTACGGCAGTCCGGATTTGACCGCAAATATTGTCGGAAATAATGAATTTTCAAAAGGAGACACCGTGACACTTAAAATTAATCTTGTCAACAAAGGTGTCATTACTGGATTCAAATCAGAAAAAGATGATGATTTAAGCAAACTGGAAAAAGCACTTCAGAAAACCGAAATGGGTTATGAAACCCAGAGAACAACCGCAATAGGCATTGTTTCAACCCTTGTATCACCCTATCCCTTTATAGATGTAAAATCAACTCCACAGGAAGCAGGGTCTCTACCCTCTGGTGAGGAAACTAATGCTCCTCCAAAATTTACAATAGAAATTGCTGAAAATGCTAAACCAGGGACCTATCCCCTTGCATTAAACACCCTTTATGGTTATCAGAAAAATGTCCAGGTAAGCGGTGACAATGTGACCAATGGTCAAATAACAAATCTTGAAGTTGGTATATGGTATGATTCAAAATCCCAGAACCATACAATACCTATAAGAATTGAGGATGAGGCAGAATTTGAAATTACCAATATCAGTGCAAACCTTAGAACAGGTGAAAAAGGATTACTCAGAGTTACCTATAAGAACGTAGGCAATCAGCCCGTCAAAGATGCAACCGTCAGAATAACTGCATCAGACCCGTTTAGTACCACCGATGACCAAGCGTATTTAGGATCAATTGCACCAGGTGAGACTTCTGAGGGGGTTTTTAGTATAAATGTTGACCAGGCAGCCACATCAAAACTGTATGGAATAAACAGCGAAATCAAATATGAAGATGTAGATGGCAATGAAAGAGTATCAGATACCCAGAAAATACAGGTCAGAACTGTTCCTGACACATCCCTTGGTGACCAGATAAACAACAATATGGGTATTGTGTATGTTATGATACTGCTTGTAATCGCCGGTCTGAGTATATTCGGATATATGAAATTAATCAGAAATAAATAA
- a CDS encoding molybdenum-dependent transcriptional regulator — MEANTKLWLTEDGKPLIGKGKAQLLRAIDKEKSLNKACKKLDISYRHAWKMLKKIEERADNKVVESVKGGKNQGTFLTEFAKELLQEYDNQMNIIHETVEDETFWESVGLKISARNQISGKVVSVENGDVISKLSISIEPSTIKSLITREAVEKLDIKEGDEVYAIVKSTEVMIAKR; from the coding sequence ATGGAAGCCAACACAAAGTTGTGGTTAACCGAAGATGGTAAACCATTAATCGGTAAGGGTAAAGCCCAGTTATTACGAGCTATTGATAAAGAAAAATCCCTGAACAAGGCATGCAAAAAACTCGATATATCCTACAGGCATGCCTGGAAAATGTTGAAAAAAATAGAGGAAAGAGCGGATAACAAGGTGGTTGAATCAGTTAAAGGTGGGAAAAATCAGGGGACATTTCTTACAGAATTTGCCAAGGAACTGCTTCAGGAATATGATAATCAGATGAACATCATCCATGAGACAGTAGAAGATGAAACTTTCTGGGAAAGTGTAGGCCTTAAAATCAGTGCCAGAAACCAGATATCCGGAAAAGTGGTTTCAGTGGAAAACGGTGATGTTATATCCAAATTGAGTATTTCTATAGAACCGTCAACAATAAAATCCCTGATAACCAGAGAAGCGGTTGAAAAACTGGATATCAAAGAAGGGGATGAAGTATATGCTATTGTTAAATCAACTGAAGTAATGATAGCAAAAAGGTGA